From one Cyanobacterium stanieri PCC 7202 genomic stretch:
- a CDS encoding hypothetical protein (KEGG: cyt:cce_1492 hypothetical protein~SPTR: Putative uncharacterized protein): MWAILSGIEGNLKAYEAVLKDIYQQTQTIEDIYILGDVVGISLQNERVIERITNPPSDELIPHVCRGWWEEQCLILHGLTSTADPMELIDQFGVDATKKLWDSISREVMDWLQKLDFGFVEFDCLLIHGSTVSVGEMLTPDTSPWVMLDRLQRMNVNYMFSGRSGLLYEYRLEQGNLTSQVMTLDDQSSYSKDVKEKKIIGVGNVGKVPHQASYVLYSPYNGQLMLKTVGY, from the coding sequence ATGTGGGCAATTTTAAGCGGAATTGAAGGAAATTTAAAGGCTTACGAAGCAGTATTAAAAGATATTTATCAACAAACACAAACCATTGAGGATATATATATATTGGGTGATGTGGTTGGTATTAGTTTGCAAAATGAGAGGGTTATCGAGAGGATAACCAATCCCCCCAGTGATGAATTAATCCCCCATGTGTGTCGTGGTTGGTGGGAGGAACAATGTTTAATCCTTCATGGATTGACTTCTACGGCTGATCCTATGGAGTTAATTGATCAATTTGGAGTTGATGCTACTAAAAAGTTATGGGATTCTATTTCCCGTGAGGTGATGGACTGGTTACAAAAATTGGATTTTGGTTTTGTGGAGTTCGATTGTCTTTTGATTCATGGTAGCACTGTTAGTGTAGGTGAAATGCTAACCCCTGATACTTCTCCTTGGGTAATGTTGGATCGTTTACAACGGATGAATGTTAATTATATGTTTTCGGGGCGTTCTGGTTTATTGTATGAGTATAGGTTAGAGCAGGGTAATTTAACATCACAAGTAATGACTTTGGATGATCAGAGTAGTTATAGCAAGGATGTTAAGGAGAAAAAAATTATTGGGGTGGGTAACGTGGGCAAAGTTCCCCATCAAGCAAGTTATGTCCTATATAGTCCTTATAATGGTCAGTTAATGCTTAAAACTGTGGGGTATTAA
- a CDS encoding metallophosphoesterase (InterPro IPR004843:IPR011152~KEGG: cyc:PCC7424_3845 metallophosphoesterase~PFAM: metallophosphoesterase~SPTR: Metallophosphoesterase), producing MKIAVMSCLHANLPAFEAVLKDIEDHQCDAIYSLGDLVGYGPHPNEIVDKIRELEIPSVQGCWDEDIVEGLNACECSYPSLLAEKRGILAHEWTNEQITPENRQFLAELPHTLKLDNLCFAHGSPQSNHEYILPEMDAFTALERVLSSSADVLFCGHTHIPYVRDLTGGMLQVKIEQPMDSSSAEKQFSSPLKRIINVGSVGEPRHGRPNATYVIYHKETGEVTLREVEYDYHSTCRDIIEKGLPPIFAWRLSRGLEFAEKAEDASHVCQR from the coding sequence ATGAAAATTGCTGTTATGTCCTGCCTTCATGCTAATTTACCAGCTTTTGAAGCGGTGTTAAAAGATATTGAAGATCATCAGTGTGACGCTATCTATAGCTTAGGTGACTTAGTAGGGTATGGTCCCCACCCTAATGAAATAGTTGATAAAATTCGAGAGTTAGAAATTCCCTCCGTACAAGGATGTTGGGATGAAGATATAGTAGAAGGGTTAAACGCCTGTGAATGTAGTTATCCCTCTCTTTTGGCAGAAAAAAGAGGTATCCTCGCCCATGAATGGACAAATGAACAAATTACCCCAGAAAATCGTCAATTTCTCGCTGAATTACCCCATACTCTGAAACTAGATAATCTCTGTTTTGCCCATGGTAGCCCCCAAAGCAACCACGAATACATTTTGCCCGAAATGGATGCTTTTACCGCCCTAGAGCGTGTTTTAAGCTCCTCTGCGGACGTTTTATTTTGTGGACATACCCATATTCCCTATGTTCGTGACTTAACAGGGGGTATGTTACAAGTAAAAATTGAGCAACCCATGGACTCATCATCGGCAGAAAAACAGTTTTCTAGCCCCTTAAAACGTATTATAAATGTGGGATCTGTGGGTGAACCTCGTCACGGAAGACCAAATGCCACTTATGTTATTTACCACAAAGAAACAGGGGAAGTAACTTTAAGGGAGGTTGAATATGATTATCACTCCACTTGTCGAGATATTATCGAGAAAGGTTTACCGCCTATTTTTGCTTGGCGTTTGAGTAGGGGATTGGAGTTTGCGGAAAAAGCGGAAGACGCATCCCATGTCTGTCAAAGGTAG
- a CDS encoding hypothetical protein (KEGG: cyt:cce_1494 hypothetical protein~SPTR: Putative uncharacterized protein), with amino-acid sequence MITVVMGSFGVGKTHWIQQQLKESQDNNFYYYSPKTNTFPLDGAFLQSIHQDLSIVDVQSPQDLIELSQKNHIYLEVPEYVDYAPIKDLFEKLNAQVIAIVSPTENQDKWKSLVNKIIINQTITIKPHLQNFSDLQIHRANLTKEVLDFSSLETFWQELTLGAYGDILRAKGIFNIMDGQCIYGEYLQNSYSPDFYPLNLPLSLEGRPTHFSGLEIIGFNLDKKAMADTLGDFCLDDSAVYFYQQQVKQSLTSNTA; translated from the coding sequence ATGATCACAGTAGTAATGGGCAGTTTTGGTGTAGGCAAAACTCATTGGATACAACAACAGTTAAAGGAAAGTCAGGACAACAATTTTTATTATTACAGTCCGAAAACCAATACCTTTCCCCTTGATGGTGCTTTTTTACAAAGTATTCATCAGGACTTATCAATTGTAGATGTACAATCTCCCCAAGACTTAATAGAATTATCTCAAAAAAATCATATCTATTTAGAAGTACCTGAATATGTAGATTATGCCCCCATCAAAGATTTATTTGAAAAATTAAATGCTCAAGTAATAGCCATAGTAAGCCCAACAGAAAATCAAGATAAATGGAAATCCCTAGTTAACAAAATTATTATCAATCAAACCATAACCATAAAACCCCATTTACAAAACTTTTCCGATTTACAAATACACCGAGCTAATTTAACAAAAGAAGTGCTAGATTTTTCTAGTTTAGAAACCTTTTGGCAAGAGTTAACCCTAGGTGCTTATGGTGATATTCTCCGAGCAAAAGGTATATTCAACATTATGGATGGTCAATGTATTTACGGTGAATATTTACAAAACAGTTATAGTCCAGATTTTTATCCCTTAAATTTACCATTATCCCTTGAGGGCAGACCAACTCATTTTAGTGGTTTAGAAATTATTGGTTTTAACTTAGATAAAAAAGCCATGGCTGATACTTTAGGGGATTTTTGTTTGGATGATTCAGCGGTTTATTTTTATCAGCAACAAGTAAAACAATCTTTAACAAGTAATACTGCTTAA
- a CDS encoding tRNA modification GTPase trmE (PFAM: GTPase of unknown function; GTP-binding protein TrmE N-terminus~TIGRFAM: small GTP-binding protein domain; tRNA modification GTPase TrmE~COGs: COG0486 GTPase~InterProIPR018948:IPR002917:IPR004520:IPR005225:IPR 001806~KEGG: ana:all4677 tRNA modification GTPase TrmE~PFAM: GTP-binding protein TrmE-like; GTP-binding protein HSR1-related~SPTR: tRNA modification GTPase mnmE;~TIGRFAM: tRNA modification GTPase TrmE; small GTP-binding protein), whose protein sequence is MKDIIQQDTIVAIASAVVPNQGSIGIVRLSGVNALEIAQKIFKPQGKPKWQSHQVIYGYVKNPITEKVVDEALLIYMQSPRSFTREDVIEFHCHGGIIPVQQVLELCLEYGARLANGGEFSLRAFLNGRIDLTQAESIAEMVGAKSAYASQVALAGLQGKLAQPIRDMRHNLLDILAEVEARIDFEDDLPPLDEEQIIQDVEENLIKIKHILATKEQGELLRSGLKVAIVGRPNVGKSSLLNAWSKSDRAIVTDLPGTTRDVVESQLVVNGIPIQVLDTAGIRETEDTVEKIGVMRSLKAVNQADLVLFTISGETGWMSEDEEIYQQIKHLNIILIINKIDIAKENLTYPPEIKQIVKTAATIQQGITDLENAIINTVETGITQAQDLDIAINQRQAAALTRAKVALNQVQETIDNQLPLDFWTIDLRSAIQALGEITGEEVTESVLDRIFSRFCIGK, encoded by the coding sequence GTGAAAGATATAATTCAACAAGATACCATAGTTGCGATCGCCTCGGCAGTAGTACCAAATCAGGGTAGTATTGGTATAGTAAGATTGAGCGGTGTTAATGCCCTAGAAATTGCTCAGAAAATATTTAAACCCCAAGGGAAACCAAAATGGCAATCCCATCAAGTCATTTATGGTTATGTGAAAAATCCCATCACCGAGAAAGTCGTTGACGAAGCCTTGTTGATTTATATGCAATCTCCCCGCTCGTTTACGAGGGAGGATGTGATAGAGTTTCATTGTCATGGGGGAATTATTCCCGTACAACAGGTATTAGAATTATGTTTGGAATATGGCGCTAGGTTAGCCAATGGAGGGGAATTTAGTTTACGGGCATTTCTCAATGGCAGAATTGACTTAACCCAAGCCGAAAGTATTGCCGAGATGGTAGGGGCAAAATCTGCCTATGCTTCCCAAGTTGCCTTGGCAGGATTACAAGGAAAACTTGCCCAACCCATTCGGGATATGCGTCACAATCTTTTGGATATTTTGGCGGAGGTGGAGGCAAGAATTGATTTTGAGGATGATTTACCCCCCCTAGATGAGGAGCAAATTATTCAAGATGTGGAGGAAAATTTAATCAAGATAAAACACATTTTGGCCACAAAAGAACAAGGAGAATTGTTGCGTAGTGGTTTAAAAGTTGCCATTGTCGGGCGCCCCAATGTGGGAAAATCTAGTTTATTGAATGCTTGGAGTAAGAGCGATCGCGCCATAGTCACAGATCTACCCGGAACCACTAGGGATGTGGTAGAATCTCAATTGGTGGTAAATGGTATCCCCATCCAAGTATTAGACACCGCAGGCATCAGGGAAACAGAAGATACCGTCGAAAAAATCGGTGTAATGCGATCGCTCAAAGCCGTTAACCAAGCAGATTTGGTACTGTTTACCATCTCTGGGGAAACAGGATGGATGTCAGAAGACGAGGAAATCTATCAACAAATCAAACACCTTAATATCATCCTCATCATCAATAAAATCGATATTGCCAAGGAAAACTTAACCTACCCCCCAGAAATTAAACAAATAGTCAAAACCGCCGCCACCATCCAACAAGGCATTACCGACTTAGAAAACGCCATCATCAACACCGTAGAAACAGGCATCACCCAAGCCCAAGATTTGGACATCGCCATCAACCAAAGACAAGCCGCTGCCCTTACCCGTGCCAAAGTAGCCTTAAATCAAGTACAAGAAACCATCGACAATCAACTCCCCCTCGATTTTTGGACTATCGACTTACGTAGTGCCATCCAAGCATTAGGAGAAATTACAGGGGAAGAAGTTACAGAGTCAGTTTTAGATCGAATTTTTAGTCGTTTTTGTATTGGTAAATAA
- a CDS encoding photosystem II protein PsbY (PFAM: Photosystem II protein Y (PsbY)~InterPro IPR009388~KEGG: mar:MAE_30060 photosystem II protein~PFAM: photosystem II protein PsbY~SPTR: Photosystem II protein Y), whose protein sequence is MDWRIVVVLLPLGIAAGWAVFNIGAVAISQLQNFLAKRNQQS, encoded by the coding sequence ATGGACTGGAGAATTGTTGTTGTATTGTTACCTCTAGGAATTGCTGCAGGTTGGGCTGTTTTTAATATTGGTGCAGTGGCTATCAGTCAGTTACAAAATTTCCTCGCTAAGCGTAATCAGCAAAGCTAA
- a CDS encoding aminotransferase class I and II (PFAM: Aminotransferase class I and II~COGs: COG0436 Aspartate/tyrosine/aromatic aminotransferase~InterPro IPR004839~KEGG: cyc:PCC7424_2142 succinyldiaminopimelate transaminase~PFAM: aminotransferase class I and II~SPTR: Aminotransferase class I and II) — translation MELSKRIKPLKSNVFADMDQAKSEAVKNGKNLIDLSLGSADLPTPKHILKAIASSLDNSANHGYLLHRGTLEFRQVIAHWYGQRFGVQVDPDTEVLPLIGSQEGTAHLPLTVLNEGDYALVLDPGYPSHAGGVYLAGGHIYPMPLLAENDFLPQFEQIPDDILSRSKMMILSYPHNPTSAIAPKSFFEKAVKFCEQNGLVLVHDFPYLDIYFDDKKPPSILQTDPEKKVSMEFFTFSKSYNMGGFRIGFAIGNSQLITALKQVKSVVDFNQYKGILEGAMVALTSSQECVQETVNIYRQRRDFLVNSLKNIGWEVDTPSATLYLWAKLPPTYDDSIKFCVDLVQATGVALSPGAGFGKQGEGYVRFALVQPVEVLQEAVNRIGVFLHTMDKNKLL, via the coding sequence ATGGAATTATCTAAGAGAATTAAACCATTAAAAAGTAATGTTTTTGCTGATATGGATCAAGCAAAATCTGAGGCAGTAAAAAATGGTAAAAATTTAATTGATTTGTCTTTAGGTTCTGCTGATTTACCTACCCCTAAACATATCTTAAAGGCGATCGCCTCTTCCTTGGATAATTCCGCTAACCATGGTTATTTATTACATCGAGGCACATTAGAATTTAGGCAAGTAATAGCACATTGGTATGGGCAAAGATTTGGGGTGCAAGTTGATCCTGATACCGAAGTATTGCCCCTTATTGGTTCCCAAGAAGGCACCGCCCATTTACCCCTAACTGTTTTAAATGAAGGGGATTACGCCCTAGTATTAGATCCTGGTTATCCTTCCCATGCAGGGGGGGTGTATTTGGCAGGGGGGCATATTTATCCCATGCCTCTTTTGGCAGAAAATGATTTTTTACCCCAATTTGAGCAGATTCCTGATGATATTTTATCTCGCTCAAAAATGATGATTTTGAGTTATCCCCATAACCCCACCAGTGCGATCGCCCCTAAAAGTTTTTTTGAAAAAGCAGTTAAATTTTGTGAGCAAAATGGGCTTGTTTTAGTCCATGATTTTCCCTATTTAGATATTTATTTTGACGATAAAAAACCTCCCTCAATATTACAAACAGATCCAGAAAAAAAAGTTTCTATGGAATTTTTTACCTTTTCAAAATCTTATAATATGGGAGGATTTAGAATCGGTTTTGCCATTGGTAATAGTCAATTAATTACCGCCCTTAAACAAGTAAAATCTGTGGTGGACTTTAATCAATATAAAGGCATTTTAGAAGGTGCTATGGTTGCCCTCACCTCCTCCCAAGAATGCGTCCAAGAAACCGTCAATATTTATCGTCAAAGACGAGACTTTTTAGTTAACTCCCTGAAAAATATTGGCTGGGAAGTTGATACCCCCTCCGCCACCCTTTATCTATGGGCAAAATTACCCCCTACCTATGACGATTCTATTAAGTTTTGTGTCGATTTAGTCCAAGCAACAGGAGTCGCCCTTTCCCCAGGGGCAGGTTTTGGGAAGCAGGGGGAAGGCTATGTAAGGTTTGCCCTAGTGCAACCTGTGGAGGTTTTGCAAGAGGCAGTAAATAGAATTGGGGTTTTCCTTCACACCATGGACAAAAACAAATTATTATGA
- a CDS encoding Thioredoxin domain-containing protein (PFAM: Thioredoxin~TIGRFAM: thioredoxin~COGs: COG3118 Thioredoxin domain-containing protein~InterPro IPR017936:IPR017937:IPR013766:IPR006662~KEGG: syp:SYNPCC7002_A0293 thioredoxin family protein~PFAM: Thioredoxin domain-containing protein~SPTR: Thioredoxin family protein), whose translation MSKVIEIQDSQFNDEVVKANETVLAYFWAPWCGPCRLVSPSVSWVAENYSDRLKVVKLEVDASPDSVATCKVEGVPALRIFKDGNMISSHEGAIGKQGLQDFVESAV comes from the coding sequence ATGAGTAAAGTAATCGAAATTCAAGATTCTCAGTTTAATGATGAAGTGGTGAAGGCTAATGAGACAGTTTTAGCTTATTTCTGGGCGCCTTGGTGTGGTCCTTGCCGCTTGGTGTCTCCTTCGGTTAGTTGGGTAGCAGAAAACTATAGCGATCGCCTCAAGGTGGTAAAATTGGAAGTTGATGCCAGTCCTGATAGTGTGGCAACCTGCAAGGTAGAAGGTGTACCAGCCCTCAGAATTTTCAAAGATGGTAATATGATTAGTTCCCATGAGGGGGCTATTGGTAAACAGGGGTTACAGGATTTTGTAGAATCGGCTGTTTAG
- a CDS encoding hypothetical protein (KEGG: syp:SYNPCC7002_A1712 hypothetical protein~SPTR: Putative uncharacterized protein), translating into MNTILSTTIKTALISTTALAGLLLPNAIKPETPAVAQNSIAVVYAPPSNVRATPNGRIICSVRRVSTINIYGENNGWYVTDACGTMGYIHHSQISFQSNVHTGSGVRAGLCYVTNLRTGQLAVRHSPGGSSFAGLNNGNTVQYIRGNHPWYLVTVINGPNSAVNNRTGWVNANYLDCY; encoded by the coding sequence ATGAATACAATCTTATCCACAACCATCAAAACAGCTTTAATTTCAACCACCGCCCTAGCGGGATTATTGTTACCCAACGCTATTAAGCCAGAAACTCCAGCCGTGGCTCAAAATAGTATCGCCGTGGTTTATGCCCCTCCATCCAATGTCAGAGCGACCCCCAATGGTAGAATTATCTGTAGTGTAAGAAGGGTTAGCACCATCAACATCTATGGAGAAAATAATGGCTGGTATGTAACCGATGCCTGTGGTACCATGGGGTATATCCATCATAGCCAGATTAGTTTCCAAAGTAATGTTCACACTGGCTCAGGAGTGAGGGCTGGATTGTGTTATGTTACTAATTTACGCACAGGACAACTTGCCGTAAGACACTCCCCCGGAGGATCATCTTTTGCAGGTCTAAATAACGGTAATACAGTTCAATATATTCGGGGTAATCATCCCTGGTATTTGGTGACTGTGATTAACGGCCCTAATAGTGCTGTTAATAATCGTACTGGATGGGTAAATGCTAACTATTTGGATTGTTATTAA